The following proteins come from a genomic window of Thermosinus carboxydivorans Nor1:
- a CDS encoding EamA family transporter, which translates to MLKSFSFAVLALFCWGMAPLFGKLGLGGLEPLTALTIRSAVVTGLLALAVTAGGKWSAVLAAAPRDVLFVALEGVCAALLGQLAYYYALKYGEVGRVSPVVSAFPLVALILAAVFFGEKITAGKAAGAVLIVAGIILLRY; encoded by the coding sequence ATGCTCAAGAGTTTTAGTTTTGCCGTTTTGGCGCTGTTTTGCTGGGGAATGGCTCCGTTATTTGGCAAGCTGGGCCTTGGCGGCCTGGAGCCGCTCACGGCGCTTACCATCCGCAGCGCCGTGGTAACAGGCCTGCTGGCTTTAGCCGTGACTGCCGGGGGCAAGTGGTCGGCCGTTCTGGCTGCCGCTCCCCGGGATGTATTGTTCGTGGCGCTCGAAGGAGTATGCGCCGCCCTTTTGGGACAGCTGGCCTATTACTACGCCCTCAAATACGGCGAGGTCGGCCGGGTTTCGCCGGTTGTTTCCGCCTTCCCGCTGGTGGCGCTCATCTTGGCGGCGGTGTTTTTCGGCGAAAAGATTACCGCCGGCAAAGCGGCGGGAGCGGTGCTAATTGTGGCCGGCATCATTCTGCTCCGCTACTAG
- a CDS encoding DUF2935 domain-containing protein → MSRPPVATGAPGLLPNAEELCFWLGLLQEHALFIKLGLPCDKTDLIREADYFYDELGKLKARVGKVGDKKFAALLDDAAYLIAQFHHYKHHLVHLAVSCRIVPNLPPLMLEHMAREAEYVLRLLAKMKDGKPALEQMAKTREMLLWIRIMADHTYFIRGRLDPSERIMMGTVEEFSQEFDELYLQARDFAGLYHHHHHHHHAHGNKGAHAYRHDHGIMPAYGRFIKDVRAATVRLRDFKKAVHRLIEECKLVSIIPALLADHVRREADHFLMILAMMDKGMMEKGGMECPPDEEEAVFCQEDGMTGEDSFGPSAAEYDEKMLCDMWDEEEEMVAEDEEECFEEEMPPAKPPKFALPSQKFMEMAPPREEPKPKPEPEFAPEPESEPPTQVKSAKYKWNNWPRPLGKVKE, encoded by the coding sequence ATGTCACGCCCCCCTGTTGCCACCGGTGCGCCAGGGCTGCTGCCCAATGCGGAGGAACTGTGCTTCTGGCTAGGTCTCTTGCAGGAGCACGCCCTGTTTATTAAGCTGGGTTTGCCCTGCGACAAAACCGACCTTATTCGCGAAGCGGACTACTTTTATGACGAACTCGGGAAACTCAAGGCCCGTGTTGGTAAGGTCGGCGATAAGAAATTTGCCGCGCTGCTCGACGACGCGGCTTACCTTATTGCCCAGTTTCACCACTACAAACACCACCTTGTCCACCTGGCGGTATCCTGCCGGATAGTACCTAATTTGCCGCCACTTATGCTTGAACATATGGCCCGCGAGGCCGAATATGTCCTGCGGCTGCTCGCGAAAATGAAAGACGGCAAGCCTGCGCTCGAACAAATGGCCAAGACGCGGGAAATGCTGCTGTGGATCCGCATCATGGCCGACCACACTTACTTTATCCGGGGGCGGCTTGACCCGTCGGAGCGAATCATGATGGGGACAGTGGAAGAGTTTTCCCAAGAATTTGACGAGCTCTATCTCCAGGCCCGCGATTTTGCCGGCCTGTACCACCACCATCATCACCATCACCATGCCCATGGCAATAAAGGTGCGCATGCTTATCGCCATGATCACGGCATCATGCCTGCTTACGGGCGCTTTATCAAGGATGTGCGCGCCGCCACGGTGCGGCTAAGGGATTTCAAGAAGGCGGTCCACCGCCTGATCGAGGAGTGCAAGCTGGTAAGCATTATTCCCGCATTGCTGGCTGACCATGTCCGCCGGGAAGCCGACCATTTCCTCATGATTTTGGCTATGATGGATAAAGGCATGATGGAAAAAGGCGGGATGGAATGTCCGCCTGATGAGGAAGAAGCGGTTTTTTGCCAGGAAGACGGCATGACCGGGGAGGACAGCTTTGGACCTTCTGCGGCGGAGTACGACGAGAAGATGCTGTGCGACATGTGGGACGAGGAAGAAGAAATGGTGGCGGAAGACGAAGAGGAATGTTTCGAAGAAGAAATGCCGCCGGCCAAACCGCCCAAGTTTGCCTTGCCGTCCCAGAAATTCATGGAAATGGCGCCGCCGCGGGAAGAGCCGAAGCCTAAGCCTGAGCCAGAGTTTGCGCCTGAGCCTGAATCCGAGCCGCCCACGCAGGTTAAATCGGCGAAATACAAATGGAATAACTGGCCGCGGCCGCTCGGTAAAGTTAAGGAATAG
- the trmB gene encoding tRNA (guanosine(46)-N7)-methyltransferase TrmB: MRLRKKPWISQALTEYTDIVYRPPLPDLRGRWREVFGRAAPLHVELGTGKGRFIAGMAEREPAINFVGVEAQQDVVYYAVKKVRERQLGNVRLVVYDINNLLELFAPGEIDRLYINFCDPWPKKRHAKRRLTHMNFLEKYRVVLAPGGQLFFKTDNEKLFEFSLNQFGALGLKMGNITFDLHNSGYEGNIMTEYEEKFSSQGMRIYRCEVTF; the protein is encoded by the coding sequence ATGAGGTTGCGGAAAAAGCCCTGGATTAGTCAAGCACTTACCGAATATACTGATATCGTCTACCGCCCTCCCCTGCCTGACTTGCGCGGGCGCTGGCGGGAGGTTTTCGGCCGCGCGGCCCCGCTCCATGTGGAGCTGGGTACCGGCAAGGGGCGCTTTATTGCCGGAATGGCCGAACGGGAGCCGGCCATCAATTTTGTGGGCGTGGAAGCTCAGCAGGATGTTGTGTACTATGCCGTCAAGAAAGTGCGGGAGCGGCAGCTAGGCAACGTTCGGCTGGTCGTATATGATATCAACAACTTGCTGGAACTGTTTGCTCCCGGCGAAATTGACCGTCTGTACATCAATTTTTGCGATCCCTGGCCCAAAAAGCGGCATGCCAAGCGGCGGCTCACCCATATGAATTTCCTGGAAAAGTACCGGGTGGTGCTGGCGCCCGGCGGCCAGCTCTTCTTCAAAACCGATAACGAGAAACTGTTTGAGTTTTCCCTTAACCAGTTTGGCGCCCTGGGGCTGAAAATGGGAAATATTACCTTTGATCTGCACAATAGCGGCTATGAAGGCAATATTATGACCGAGTATGAGGAAAAATTCAGTTCCCAGGGGATGCGCATCTACCGCTGCGAGGTAACTTTTTAA